CAGCAGCGCCGGCAGGTCGTTGACCGACGCCAGGACCGCAGCCGCGCCCTCTCGCTCGTATTTCTCCCTGCCGCGCTCGCCGGTCAACCCGCCCGTGAGGACGCCGACGCCGTGGTACTCCCTCGCCGAATCGGCCTCGGCGGCGTTTCGGGCCGTCCGCACGTCGTCGAGCGTGTCGCCGACGAAGACGACCGACGACGCGTCGAAGCGCTCGGCGAGGGTCACGAGCGCCCGGGGGTGGGGTTTGCCCTCCTCCCAGTCGTCCATCGTAAAGCGGTGGTCCTTGGGAACCGCGAGACCCACCCTCGAAAGGGCGATCTCGGCCTCGGCGGCAGGTCGGCCGGTCAGAACGCCCACCCCATAGCGGTCGCCGAGGCACTCCCTCGTACTCGCATCGAGCAACACGGGCTCGTCGTTGATGAACCCCGGGTGGTCGGTCGGGACCCCCGGCGGGGTTTCGCCTTCGAGGTCGCCGTAGAGATCGGCCCCGAGGTAGAGCCACTGGAACACCTCGCGGAGGCGTTCGCGGTCCCAGCGCCCGCGGACGCGCTCCGTGGCGTCCGGCGAGAGGGCCGCCTCGACGACCGCTTGCGCCGCTTCGAGACCACCCCCCTGGGCTGCGATCCGGTCGGTGAACGCCTCGATCGAGTCGGCGTAGCCTTCCTGGCGGGCGAGGACGTAGAGCGCGGCAGCGTAGGTCAGCTCCCAGTCGTTGTTGAACCCGCCGGCGTCCTTGAACGCCTGTATCCCCTCCTTTTCGATGGTGTCGTCGTAGACCCGTTCGACGGACTCGACGATCGCCCGGCGATACGAGCCCGCAACGTCGACGAGCACCCCGTCGATGTCGAGGACGACGCAGTCCGCGTGCATACCCGAACGTACGAGTGAGGGGGTATGTGGCTATTGTTTCGCTCGGCGTGAGTGGACTG
The DNA window shown above is from Halalkalicoccus jeotgali B3 and carries:
- a CDS encoding TIGR01548 family HAD-type hydrolase, which gives rise to MHADCVVLDIDGVLVDVAGSYRRAIVESVERVYDDTIEKEGIQAFKDAGGFNNDWELTYAAALYVLARQEGYADSIEAFTDRIAAQGGGLEAAQAVVEAALSPDATERVRGRWDRERLREVFQWLYLGADLYGDLEGETPPGVPTDHPGFINDEPVLLDASTRECLGDRYGVGVLTGRPAAEAEIALSRVGLAVPKDHRFTMDDWEEGKPHPRALVTLAERFDASSVVFVGDTLDDVRTARNAAEADSAREYHGVGVLTGGLTGERGREKYEREGAAAVLASVNDLPALLE